The Parasegetibacter sp. NRK P23 genome includes a window with the following:
- a CDS encoding gamma carbonic anhydrase family protein, which translates to MPVILPVNGIEPSFGENCFIAPNATIVGTVVMGNDCSIWFNAVVRGDVNAIYMGNKVNVQDGAVIHCTYQKTATKIGNSVSIGHNAIVHGCTVEDNVLIGMGAIVMDNAVIGNHSIIAAGAVVLEGTIVEPGSVYAGVPAKKVKDISHELIHGEIERIANNYLMYSGWFK; encoded by the coding sequence ATGCCCGTTATTCTGCCCGTGAACGGAATTGAACCCAGCTTCGGAGAGAACTGCTTCATCGCCCCCAATGCCACGATTGTGGGAACGGTGGTGATGGGCAACGATTGCAGCATCTGGTTCAACGCGGTAGTAAGGGGAGATGTGAATGCCATTTACATGGGGAATAAAGTAAATGTGCAGGATGGCGCGGTGATCCATTGCACGTACCAGAAAACAGCCACTAAAATCGGCAACAGTGTTTCCATCGGACACAATGCGATTGTGCACGGCTGCACCGTGGAAGACAATGTGCTGATTGGGATGGGCGCTATTGTGATGGACAATGCCGTGATTGGCAACCATTCCATTATAGCGGCAGGCGCAGTGGTGCTGGAAGGTACCATTGTGGAACCCGGATCCGTTTACGCCGGTGTTCCCGCCAAAAAAGTAAAAGACATCTCCCATGAGCTGATCCACGGGGAAATTGAACGCATCGCCAACAATTACCTGATGTATTCGGGTTGGTTCAAATAA
- a CDS encoding aspartate aminotransferase family protein, whose product MDALKVKALGKRQLFLQHVAQTSPAPLAIDVVKASGCTLWDADGKTYTDLIAGISVCNIGHCHPAVVQAVKEQAETYMHLLVYGELVQTPQVAYAELLANHLPAALDSIYFTNSGAEATEGAMKLAKRVTGRTRIIAFNKSYHGSTQGALSMIGDEYWRNAYRPLLPDILHLNYNEHSSLEYITEDVAAVFAETIQAESGVHAPSFEWMQALREKCTATGTLLVLDEIQAGFGRTGTLWAFEQYGIVPDILLLGKALGGGMPLGAFVSSHKNMWTLTENPVLGHITTFGGHPVCCAAGYAGMKALIEEGYMQDIPEKEALFLTNLKHPRIKAVRSKGLWLSIEFDSFDTNKKVIDFCIENGVLTDWFLFAPECLRIGPPLSITEEEIVAACEVIVRAVEAVG is encoded by the coding sequence ATGGACGCATTGAAAGTAAAAGCCCTGGGAAAAAGACAGTTGTTCCTGCAACACGTAGCACAAACCTCGCCTGCGCCGCTGGCGATAGATGTGGTGAAAGCGAGTGGCTGTACCTTATGGGACGCCGATGGCAAGACTTATACCGACCTGATCGCCGGGATCAGTGTATGCAATATTGGTCATTGCCATCCTGCTGTGGTGCAGGCCGTGAAAGAACAGGCTGAAACCTACATGCACCTGCTGGTGTATGGTGAACTGGTGCAAACCCCGCAGGTGGCCTATGCCGAATTGCTGGCCAACCATCTTCCTGCTGCGCTGGACTCCATTTACTTCACCAATTCAGGAGCGGAAGCCACGGAAGGTGCGATGAAGCTGGCCAAACGTGTTACAGGTCGTACCCGCATCATCGCTTTCAACAAAAGCTACCATGGCAGCACACAAGGCGCGCTGAGTATGATCGGTGATGAATACTGGCGGAACGCCTACCGTCCTTTGCTGCCCGATATTCTTCATTTGAACTACAACGAGCATTCCTCACTGGAATATATAACCGAAGATGTAGCGGCGGTATTTGCGGAAACCATCCAGGCTGAATCGGGCGTACACGCACCTTCCTTCGAATGGATGCAGGCGCTCCGCGAAAAATGCACCGCCACCGGCACCTTACTGGTACTGGATGAGATACAGGCAGGCTTTGGCAGAACAGGTACTTTATGGGCCTTTGAACAATACGGCATAGTACCCGATATCTTATTGCTGGGTAAAGCCCTGGGCGGCGGGATGCCCCTGGGCGCCTTTGTTTCTTCCCATAAAAATATGTGGACCTTAACGGAGAATCCGGTACTCGGGCATATCACCACGTTTGGTGGTCACCCGGTGTGTTGCGCGGCCGGCTACGCCGGGATGAAAGCTTTGATAGAAGAGGGTTACATGCAGGATATCCCGGAGAAAGAAGCGTTGTTCCTTACCAACCTGAAGCACCCCCGCATCAAAGCGGTGCGCAGCAAAGGACTATGGCTGTCGATCGAATTCGATTCCTTCGACACCAATAAAAAAGTAATTGATTTCTGTATTGAGAACGGGGTGTTAACGGATTGGTTTCTTTTCGCGCCGGAGTGTTTGCGAATCGGGCCGCCACTGAGTATTACGGAAGAAGAGATTGTGGCTGCTTGCGAGGTGATTGTGCGGGCGGTGGAGGCGGTGGGGTAG